Genomic window (Pseudomonas xantholysinigenes):
CCGATTGATGCACAAATCATGGGGGCGCTTCGCACCCCTTTCGCGACACAAGGCCGCTCCTACAGGGACCGCGCAGGCCTTGAGGGTTATGCAGGTCTACTTGAACCGCCGCTCCACGCCTTTCTCCACCAGGATCTTCGCTGAAATCTCTTCCACCGAGAAATGCGTGGAGTTGATGTTGGGAATGTTCTCCCGACGGAACAGGTTCTCCACCTCGCGCACCTCGAACTCGCACTGGGCAAAGCTCGAATAGCGGCTGTTGGGCTTGCGCTCGTGGCGAATGGCGGTGAGGCGGTCGGGGTCGATGGTCAGGCCGAACAGCTTGCTGTGGTGCTTCTTCAGCACCGCCGGCAGTTGCAGACGCTCCATGTCGTCTTCGGTCAACGGGTAGTTGGCGGCGCGGATGCCGAACTGCATGGCCATATACAGGCAGGTCGGGGTCTTGCCGCAGCGCGACACGCCCACCAGGATCAGGTCGGCCTTGTCGTAGTAGTGGGTGCGCGCGCCATCGTCGTTGTCGAGGGCAAAGTTGACCGCTTCGATGCGCTCCATGTAGTTGGAGTTGCCGCCGATCGAGTGGGATTTGCCCACGGAATACGACGAATGGGCAGTCAATTCCTGTTCGAGCGGGGATAAAAACGTCGAGAAGATGTCGATCATGAAGCCATTGGACGTGGCCATGACCTCTCGGATGTCCTGGTTGACGATGGTGTCGAAGATGATCGGACGCACCCCGTCGCGCTCGGCCGCGGCGTTGATCTGCTGGACCATGGCCCGGGCCTTGTCCAGCGTGTCGATGTAGGGGCGCGTGAATTTATTGAACGGAATGCTCTCGAATTGTGCGAGCAGGCTCTGGCCCAGCGTTTCTGCAGTGATGCCGGTACCGTCGGAGATGAAGAACGCGGTTCGTTTCATTTGCACCTGGGGGCCTTAAGCTGCCGAAGATTTCTGGATATGATAGGTTCGGTTTGCCGAACGCGGTTGCTCGGCATTCTCACTTATTTTCCAGGTCCAGGCCACAAGCGTCCGGCCCAGTCAATCAGGCAGGCGGGCGCCCTTGAGCTTTTCCAATACAGTTAGTGGAGAGATCACCTTGGTAGAGTACGTAGTTTCCCTCGATAAGCTCGGCGTCCATGATGTGGAGCATGTGGGGGGCAAGAACGCATCCCTGGGCGAGATGATCAGTAACCTCGCAGGTGCCGGTGTCTCGGTGCCGGGCGGCTTTGCCACTACGGCTCAGGCGTACCGCGATTTTCTCGAGCAAAGTGGCCTGAACGACCGCATCCACGCGGCGCTCGATGCGCTGGATGTCGATGACGTCAACGCCCTGGCCAAGACCGGCGCGCAGATCCGCCAGTGGGTGATGGAAGCCGATTTCCCGGCACGCCTGGATTCGGAAATCCGTACGGCCTTCGCTGAAATGGCCGCTGGCAATGACAACATGGCCGTGGCCGTGCGTTCCTCGGCCACCGCCGAAGACCTGCCGGATGCGTCCTTCGCCGGCCAGCAGGAGACCTTCCTCAACATCCGTGGCGTCGATAACGTGATCCGCGCGGCCAAGGAAGTGTTCGCCTCGCTGTTCAACGACCGCGCCATTTCCTACCGTGTGCACCAGGGCTTCGACCACAAGCTGGTGGCCCTGTCCGCCGGCGTGCAGCGCATGGTCCGCTCCGAGACCGGCACCGCCGGGGTGATGTTCACCCTCGACACCGAGTCGGGCTTCCGCGACGTGGTGTTCATCACTGGCGCCTACGGCCTGGGTGAAACCGTGGTGCAGGGCGCGGTCAACCCTGACGAATTCTACGTGCACAAGCAGACCCTGCAGGCGGGTCGTCCGGCGATCCTGCGCCGCAACCTGGGCAGCAAGGCGATCAAGATGGTCTACGGCGATGAGGCCAAGGCCGGTCGTTCGGTCAAGACCGTCGAGGTCGACCGTGCCGAGCGCGCGCGCTTCTGCCTGAGCGATGCCGAGGTCAACGAACTGGCCAAGCAGGCGATGATCATCGAGCAGCACTACCAGCGCCCGATGGACATCGAGTGGGCCAAGGACGGTGACGACGGCAAGCTGTACATCGTCCAGGCCCGCCCCGAGACCGTGAAGAGCCGTTCCAGCGCCAATGTCATGGAGCGCTACCTGCTCAAGGAGAAGGGCACCGTGCTGGTCGAGGGCCGCGCCATTGGCCAGCGCATCGGCGCCGGCAAGGTCCGCGTGATCAACGATGTGTCCGAGATGGACAAGGTCCAGCCCGGCGACGTGCTGGTCTCCGACATGACCGACCCAGACTGGGAGCCGGTAATGAAGCGCGCCAGCGCCATTGTCACCAACCGCGGCGGGCGTACCTGCCACGCGGCGATCATCGCCCGTGAGCTGGGCATCCCGGCGGTGGTCGGTTGCGGCAATGCCACCCAGGTCCTGAAAGACGGCCAGGGCGTTACCGTGTCTTGCGCCGAAGGCGACACCGGCTTCATCTTCGAAGGTGAACTGGGCTTCGACATTAAGCAGAACTCGGTCGATGCCATGCCGGAGCTGCCGTTCAAGATCATGATGAACGTCGGCAACCCGGACCGTGCCTTCGACTTCGCCCAGCTGCCCAACGCCGGTGTGGGCCTTGCGCGCCTGGAGTTCATCATCAACCGCATGATCGGCGTGCACCCCAAGGCGCTGCTGAATTACGCGGGGCTGCCGCCGGAGCTGAAGGAGAGCGTCGACAAGCGCATCGCCGGCTACGACGACCCGGTCGGCTTCTACGTCGAGAAACTGGTCGAGGGCATCAGCACCCTGGCCGCGG
Coding sequences:
- the ppsR gene encoding posphoenolpyruvate synthetase regulatory kinase/phosphorylase PpsR, with the protein product MKRTAFFISDGTGITAETLGQSLLAQFESIPFNKFTRPYIDTLDKARAMVQQINAAAERDGVRPIIFDTIVNQDIREVMATSNGFMIDIFSTFLSPLEQELTAHSSYSVGKSHSIGGNSNYMERIEAVNFALDNDDGARTHYYDKADLILVGVSRCGKTPTCLYMAMQFGIRAANYPLTEDDMERLQLPAVLKKHHSKLFGLTIDPDRLTAIRHERKPNSRYSSFAQCEFEVREVENLFRRENIPNINSTHFSVEEISAKILVEKGVERRFK
- the ppsA gene encoding phosphoenolpyruvate synthase encodes the protein MVEYVVSLDKLGVHDVEHVGGKNASLGEMISNLAGAGVSVPGGFATTAQAYRDFLEQSGLNDRIHAALDALDVDDVNALAKTGAQIRQWVMEADFPARLDSEIRTAFAEMAAGNDNMAVAVRSSATAEDLPDASFAGQQETFLNIRGVDNVIRAAKEVFASLFNDRAISYRVHQGFDHKLVALSAGVQRMVRSETGTAGVMFTLDTESGFRDVVFITGAYGLGETVVQGAVNPDEFYVHKQTLQAGRPAILRRNLGSKAIKMVYGDEAKAGRSVKTVEVDRAERARFCLSDAEVNELAKQAMIIEQHYQRPMDIEWAKDGDDGKLYIVQARPETVKSRSSANVMERYLLKEKGTVLVEGRAIGQRIGAGKVRVINDVSEMDKVQPGDVLVSDMTDPDWEPVMKRASAIVTNRGGRTCHAAIIARELGIPAVVGCGNATQVLKDGQGVTVSCAEGDTGFIFEGELGFDIKQNSVDAMPELPFKIMMNVGNPDRAFDFAQLPNAGVGLARLEFIINRMIGVHPKALLNYAGLPPELKESVDKRIAGYDDPVGFYVEKLVEGISTLAAAFYPKKVIVRLSDFKSNEYANLIGGKLYEPEEENPMLGFRGASRYISESFRDCFELECRALKRVRNEMGLTNVEIMVPFVRTLGEASQVVDLLAENGLARGDNGLRVIMMCELPSNALLADEFLEYFDGFSIGSNDLTQLTLGLDRDSGIIAHLFDERNPAVKKLLANAIAACNKAGKYIGICGQGPSDHPDLAKWLMEQGIESVSLNPDSVLETWFFLAEGQGAA